A region from the Phycisphaerae bacterium genome encodes:
- a CDS encoding amidohydrolase family protein, producing the protein MTTLFGTLLEPRTPSECRITPKTVVRFAEGGKIAEVNRGASPGGDAVGDDGAWILPGFIDAHLHLPQWDRRGLDGLSLFDWLDQVVYPAEARLRDADLAESLAEEFVSGLVACGTTTAAIFASPHRPAMEKIFEVFNRRGFRAVCGLMLNDVNVPAELLVPADRALDDSRALAAKWNGANGGLIRYAFSPRMATCCSERLLRGSAELAAMSNCYIMTHVAESPAEEEAVRERFPEWLDDVELFASLGLLTPRTLLGHGVCMTDALRHRVAEAGTAVVHCPTANLFLESGLMDYVAHRRAGVPIALGSSIAAGHDPFMPHVAVSCLQTAKALKVHAIPRGASPAPAPEEAWWLLTRGAAEALRLDDHTGTIEAGFDADCLVVRPEPWIAQLPAHQQASALLYTIRPDQIEHVFIAGRRVGPERSKI; encoded by the coding sequence ATGACCACGCTTTTCGGAACGCTGCTCGAGCCCCGTACGCCCTCCGAATGCCGTATCACGCCAAAGACCGTCGTGCGTTTCGCGGAGGGCGGGAAGATCGCCGAAGTCAACCGTGGGGCGTCGCCGGGGGGGGACGCCGTCGGCGACGACGGTGCCTGGATTCTGCCCGGCTTCATCGACGCCCACCTGCACCTGCCCCAGTGGGATCGCCGCGGACTCGACGGCCTCAGCCTCTTCGACTGGCTCGATCAGGTCGTCTACCCCGCCGAGGCACGATTGCGCGATGCCGATCTGGCCGAGAGTCTGGCCGAGGAATTCGTCTCCGGACTGGTCGCCTGCGGTACGACGACCGCCGCCATTTTTGCGAGTCCACATCGACCCGCAATGGAAAAGATCTTTGAGGTCTTCAATCGGCGCGGCTTCCGCGCCGTATGCGGACTGATGCTCAATGACGTGAATGTACCGGCGGAACTTCTCGTGCCCGCGGATCGCGCCCTCGACGACTCCCGAGCCTTGGCCGCGAAATGGAACGGGGCCAACGGCGGCCTCATCCGATACGCGTTCAGTCCGCGCATGGCAACGTGTTGCAGCGAGCGCCTGCTCCGCGGGTCCGCCGAGCTCGCCGCCATGTCCAATTGTTACATCATGACGCACGTGGCCGAGTCGCCGGCGGAGGAGGAAGCCGTTCGGGAGCGATTCCCCGAATGGCTGGACGACGTCGAGCTGTTCGCTTCGCTGGGATTGCTGACGCCGCGAACGCTGCTCGGTCACGGCGTCTGCATGACAGACGCCTTGCGGCATCGTGTGGCGGAGGCGGGCACGGCCGTGGTGCACTGTCCCACGGCCAATCTATTCCTGGAGAGCGGCCTGATGGACTACGTCGCCCATCGTCGGGCGGGCGTGCCCATCGCTCTGGGCAGCAGCATCGCCGCCGGGCACGACCCCTTCATGCCCCACGTGGCGGTGTCTTGCCTCCAGACCGCCAAGGCGCTCAAGGTGCATGCCATCCCTCGCGGAGCGAGTCCGGCTCCCGCACCGGAAGAAGCCTGGTGGCTGCTCACCCGCGGCGCCGCCGAAGCGCTCCGCCTGGACGACCACACCGGGACCATCGAAGCGGGCTTTGACGCCGATTGCCTCGTCGTGCGCCCCGAGCCGTGGATCGCCCAACTGCCCGCCCACCAGCAGGCGTCCGCACTGCTCTACACGATCCGCCCGGACCAGATCGAGCACGTGTTCATCGCCGGCCGACGCGTGGGTCCCGAGCGGTCGAAAATCTAA
- a CDS encoding DegT/DnrJ/EryC1/StrS family aminotransferase gives MSGTHATDLPAILGGNPAVTIDDADANRWPIIAHEEIAAVTEVLRSGELSLHRVTRELEDDYRQSFGVRHAIAYCNATSAIFAALHAFGLHPGDEVIVPSATYWASVMPALWCGAVPVFCESEPRQLGLDPEDVARKITDRTKAMIVVHLWGMPSRMEALTPIAQEHKLKVLEDASHAQGARWRGRPVGTLGDAAVFSLQTNKLAPAGEGGILLTSDDAIHEHAICLGHFERILELQTPARRFAGTGFGFKHRMAPLSAAVARVQLRHLAERNAQRNANIRYLSELLEPLGINAFLPPDHVERVYFLFMVQNEPNRTGLPTDVLVRALQAEGCKVGCPRYPLLHEQPVFTEGLYAGLARIREQPQAAMRQYSADDLPRTTAGNRTLLQLPSFPSAERDLLDQYAYAFRKVMGRASEIAEAIRRQTAREAAR, from the coding sequence ATGTCGGGGACTCATGCAACCGATTTGCCCGCGATTCTTGGGGGGAATCCCGCCGTTACGATCGATGACGCCGACGCGAATCGCTGGCCCATCATCGCGCATGAGGAGATTGCCGCAGTTACGGAGGTGCTCCGCTCCGGAGAATTGTCACTTCATCGCGTCACGCGAGAATTAGAGGACGATTACAGGCAATCCTTCGGCGTACGCCATGCGATTGCGTATTGCAACGCCACGTCGGCGATCTTCGCCGCACTGCATGCCTTCGGCCTGCATCCCGGTGACGAGGTAATTGTGCCCTCGGCAACCTACTGGGCGTCTGTAATGCCCGCGCTCTGGTGTGGCGCCGTTCCCGTTTTCTGCGAAAGCGAGCCTCGCCAGCTCGGGCTCGATCCGGAGGACGTGGCGCGAAAGATCACCGATCGCACGAAGGCGATGATCGTGGTCCATCTTTGGGGTATGCCCTCGCGCATGGAAGCCCTCACTCCCATTGCTCAAGAACATAAGCTCAAAGTGCTGGAGGACGCCTCGCACGCCCAAGGTGCTCGCTGGCGTGGAAGGCCGGTGGGGACGCTGGGTGATGCAGCGGTCTTCAGCCTACAGACGAACAAATTGGCCCCGGCGGGCGAAGGTGGGATTCTCCTTACGAGCGATGACGCAATCCACGAACATGCGATCTGCCTGGGGCACTTTGAGAGGATTCTGGAACTCCAGACACCCGCTCGACGATTCGCGGGAACCGGATTCGGATTCAAACACCGAATGGCGCCGTTGAGCGCGGCCGTGGCACGTGTTCAACTGCGCCATCTCGCGGAGCGCAACGCCCAACGCAACGCCAATATCAGGTATCTTTCCGAACTTCTCGAACCACTGGGAATCAACGCGTTTCTGCCGCCCGATCACGTGGAACGTGTCTATTTTCTTTTTATGGTGCAAAACGAACCGAACCGAACCGGGCTCCCAACGGACGTTCTGGTCAGGGCCCTACAGGCTGAGGGTTGCAAGGTGGGGTGTCCTCGCTATCCGCTCCTGCACGAGCAGCCCGTCTTCACTGAAGGGCTTTATGCCGGGCTCGCCAGAATCCGGGAACAACCGCAAGCCGCCATGCGCCAGTACTCGGCTGATGATCTGCCGAGGACAACGGCGGGCAACCGAACCCTCCTGCAACTGCCCAGCTTCCCTTCGGCGGAGCGGGATCTTCTGGATCAATACGCATATGCCTTCCGAAAAGTGATGGGCCGCGCAAGCGAAATCGCAGAGGCGATCCGCCGCCAGACCGCGCGCGAAGCGGCCCGTTGA
- a CDS encoding electron transfer flavoprotein subunit beta/FixA family protein codes for MTYHSIVCVKQVPDTANITVDAMKADGTVNRSALPTVFNPEDLHALEAALDVRERFGGTVSVVTMGPLAAAEVLRECLYRGADRAILINDRRAAGSDTLATSYILSRAVARLGRFDFVFCGRQAIDGDTAQVGPQLAEKLGIPQVTYFERVVELDSGRARLRRNVGNGWEVLESRLPLLVTVLDSANRARPPAARRMMRFKHARTGGEVAREVELAMPKGSADARESEAARRLEQLKSRGLLIGQWDLDDVQADLQWCGVTGSPTKVHRVQSIVLTKEGFKEVPATEEGVREMIHELIVDHTLS; via the coding sequence TTGACATACCACAGCATCGTTTGCGTCAAACAGGTTCCGGACACGGCCAACATCACCGTCGACGCGATGAAAGCCGACGGAACCGTTAACCGTTCAGCCCTGCCGACGGTGTTCAATCCCGAAGACCTGCACGCCCTGGAAGCGGCGCTCGACGTTCGCGAACGCTTCGGGGGGACGGTCTCCGTCGTGACGATGGGCCCGCTCGCCGCGGCCGAAGTCCTCCGCGAGTGTCTCTATCGAGGGGCGGATCGAGCCATTCTGATTAATGACCGCCGGGCGGCAGGCAGCGATACGCTGGCTACAAGCTACATCCTCAGCCGGGCCGTTGCACGGCTGGGCCGGTTCGATTTCGTCTTTTGCGGTCGACAGGCCATCGACGGCGACACGGCCCAGGTGGGTCCGCAACTCGCTGAGAAACTGGGCATTCCACAGGTAACGTACTTCGAACGGGTTGTTGAACTCGACAGCGGCCGGGCTCGACTGCGAAGGAACGTGGGGAACGGATGGGAAGTTCTGGAATCCCGGCTTCCGTTGCTGGTCACGGTGCTGGATTCCGCCAATCGCGCCCGCCCCCCAGCCGCGCGCCGGATGATGCGCTTCAAGCACGCGCGAACAGGGGGCGAGGTCGCCAGGGAAGTGGAATTGGCGATGCCCAAGGGGTCTGCGGACGCTCGCGAAAGCGAGGCCGCACGGCGTCTTGAGCAGTTGAAGTCTCGCGGATTGCTGATCGGTCAATGGGATCTTGATGACGTGCAGGCTGACCTGCAATGGTGCGGTGTGACCGGCTCGCCGACCAAAGTTCACCGGGTGCAGTCGATCGTGCTGACCAAGGAAGGCTTTAAGGAAGTGCCCGCAACGGAAGAAGGCGTTCGCGAAATGATCCACGAGCTGATCGTGGATCACACGCTGTCATAA
- a CDS encoding glycerol-3-phosphate dehydrogenase/oxidase: MPTPESYAVDCLVIGGGIAGAGVARDATIRGLRTLLIEQHDFASGTSHVTSKLIHGGLRYLDQGKLRLAVESVVERDRLLHRLAPGLVVPQRFIIPFEGRRLLKWLLTAAGIQTYGLIELCRSGRLSRPILGGTIRAAHPELLAHPFGVRFWDARTNDARLVMAVLRSAQARGAMTWNYVTATGARRVADGWKLELLVNDRTVTVHAHAIVNATGPWSALTASFLGIYEVSPDWIKGSHLVVRRSGGFPDDVVVIRSIRDGRYLWIVPWETRLVVGTTERRFEGDLQLVRPEADELDDLWGSLLHYFPSTRFTRSDICGSYAGVRPIAPQHRSNANEMSRRHRILVNREERVVTIMGGKLTTFRLAAEEAVDCVETILDRPPLSRERRRALRYMPLWPGLNSKEQSTRITELLAAGIGGMRPDIAEHLITHYGTAVLELRRPARGSTVCAPLEGLPYTIEELEYICRTERVHHLTDLLKRRTSLLFLAEQGGLEAVQPHQSRLAEALGWSRQKFEREVEHALAELREFQSCRAPCHDA; encoded by the coding sequence ATGCCCACGCCCGAATCGTATGCAGTCGACTGCCTGGTGATCGGCGGTGGAATCGCCGGGGCGGGCGTCGCCCGAGATGCCACCATTCGGGGATTGAGAACGCTGCTCATTGAGCAACACGACTTCGCCTCCGGCACTAGCCACGTTACATCCAAGCTCATCCACGGAGGGCTGCGCTACCTGGACCAGGGCAAGTTGCGACTCGCCGTCGAATCCGTCGTGGAGCGAGACCGCCTGCTTCATCGCCTGGCACCAGGGCTCGTCGTTCCCCAACGATTCATCATCCCTTTTGAAGGACGGCGGCTTCTGAAATGGCTCCTCACCGCTGCCGGAATTCAGACCTACGGGCTCATCGAATTGTGTCGAAGCGGACGACTATCCCGCCCCATACTCGGCGGTACAATCCGAGCCGCCCATCCCGAGCTTCTGGCACACCCTTTTGGAGTTCGTTTCTGGGACGCACGGACGAACGACGCTCGTCTGGTCATGGCTGTGCTTCGCTCAGCCCAGGCCCGCGGCGCAATGACGTGGAACTACGTGACGGCAACCGGGGCCCGGCGGGTCGCTGACGGCTGGAAGCTGGAACTTCTTGTGAATGATCGGACAGTCACGGTGCATGCCCATGCTATCGTCAATGCGACTGGTCCATGGAGCGCGCTTACCGCTTCTTTCCTGGGAATTTACGAGGTTTCTCCAGATTGGATCAAAGGCAGCCACCTGGTTGTTCGCAGGTCGGGCGGATTTCCGGATGATGTCGTCGTCATTCGGAGCATCCGCGACGGACGATACTTGTGGATCGTTCCATGGGAAACTCGTCTCGTCGTGGGCACGACCGAACGGCGCTTCGAGGGCGACCTTCAACTGGTTCGACCGGAAGCCGATGAGCTGGACGACCTCTGGGGGAGTCTTCTACACTATTTCCCATCCACGCGGTTCACGCGCTCAGATATTTGCGGCAGTTACGCGGGAGTCCGACCGATCGCGCCGCAACATCGCAGCAACGCCAATGAGATGAGTCGTCGCCATCGAATCCTTGTAAATCGCGAGGAACGCGTTGTCACGATCATGGGCGGGAAACTGACGACCTTTCGGCTCGCCGCCGAAGAGGCTGTTGACTGCGTCGAGACAATTCTGGATCGTCCGCCCTTGTCTCGCGAGCGGCGGCGTGCACTTCGCTATATGCCGCTTTGGCCAGGGCTTAACAGCAAGGAACAATCGACCCGAATCACCGAGCTACTCGCGGCCGGAATCGGCGGTATGCGACCGGATATCGCGGAACATCTCATTACCCATTATGGAACGGCCGTTCTTGAATTGCGGCGGCCAGCTCGCGGATCAACAGTTTGTGCTCCTCTTGAGGGTCTTCCCTACACGATCGAAGAGCTTGAGTACATTTGCCGGACAGAGCGCGTCCACCATCTAACCGACCTACTGAAGAGAAGGACATCGCTCTTGTTCCTCGCCGAACAAGGGGGACTTGAAGCCGTCCAACCACACCAATCGCGCTTGGCCGAAGCACTTGGATGGTCACGGCAGAAGTTTGAACGAGAAGTCGAGCACGCGCTAGCTGAACTCAGAGAATTCCAATCCTGCCGCGCGCCTTGTCACGACGCCTGA
- a CDS encoding electron transfer flavoprotein subunit alpha/FixB family protein, translating to MIPVNRKGEVWVFAEQEDERLSDVTLELCGKARELADRLGTRMAAVLPGWNVRELSYRLIAHGADRVYHVHHTELEHYRTLPYARVVIELAARHVPQILLFGATPLGRDLAPRVASALKAGLTADCTDLDLGDYVDPRTKETHKNLLLQIRPAFGGNIIATIINFDRWPQMATVREGVMRLQDPDAERTGEIIDEEVAFSDSDLAVRIVERHREPRKVNLKAARTIVAGGAGVGSKQSFQLIHDLAGVMGGAVGASRAAVDGGFVPKDHQVGQTGTTVRPALYVACGISGAVQHRAGMEESAKIIAINWDKDAPIFSVAHYGIVGDLRKVIPVMIRAIKERA from the coding sequence ATGATTCCCGTCAATCGCAAGGGCGAAGTGTGGGTGTTCGCGGAGCAGGAGGACGAGCGTCTCAGCGACGTTACCCTGGAGCTGTGTGGCAAGGCGCGGGAACTGGCCGACCGTTTGGGCACGCGGATGGCCGCGGTTCTGCCTGGCTGGAACGTGCGCGAACTCTCCTACCGGCTGATCGCCCACGGCGCCGATCGCGTGTACCACGTCCACCACACCGAGCTCGAGCACTACCGAACGCTGCCCTACGCCCGCGTGGTAATCGAGTTGGCCGCGCGCCATGTTCCGCAAATCCTCCTTTTTGGAGCGACGCCGCTGGGGCGTGACCTGGCACCGCGCGTGGCTTCGGCCCTGAAGGCTGGTCTGACGGCGGACTGCACCGATCTGGATCTCGGCGATTACGTCGACCCGCGGACTAAGGAGACGCACAAGAACCTGCTGCTCCAGATACGTCCCGCGTTCGGCGGCAATATCATCGCAACGATCATCAATTTCGACCGCTGGCCGCAGATGGCGACCGTCCGCGAGGGCGTGATGCGGCTCCAAGATCCGGATGCCGAGCGGACAGGGGAGATCATTGACGAGGAAGTCGCGTTCTCCGATAGCGACCTCGCCGTGCGCATCGTGGAGCGCCACCGGGAGCCGCGCAAGGTCAACTTGAAGGCAGCCCGAACCATCGTCGCCGGCGGCGCGGGCGTGGGCAGCAAGCAGAGTTTTCAGCTCATACACGACCTGGCGGGGGTCATGGGCGGCGCCGTGGGAGCTTCGCGCGCGGCCGTGGACGGAGGATTCGTTCCCAAGGATCACCAGGTCGGGCAAACGGGCACGACTGTGCGCCCGGCGCTGTACGTGGCATGTGGTATCAGCGGTGCGGTACAGCATCGGGCCGGGATGGAGGAATCGGCCAAGATCATCGCCATCAACTGGGACAAGGACGCGCCGATTTTCTCGGTCGCTCATTACGGCATCGTGGGCGATTTGCGGAAAGTGATTCCGGTGATGATCCGGGCCATCAAGGAGCGGGCGTAG